The Zalophus californianus isolate mZalCal1 chromosome X, mZalCal1.pri.v2, whole genome shotgun sequence genome window below encodes:
- the LOC118356571 gene encoding EKC/KEOPS complex subunit LAGE3-like isoform X2, with product MQAPDGGDDGGGGGGGGGEAGAAGGAGGAGGQDRQPSPGAPGCQGRSGSPEGDGGPGGGGGGGERAEDEEAGDPPQARQAPQALWPGADAAPVAVAAAGRLLEFTLTVPFRSPLEAEMARRSLAPYAERHRGVVQKELTVNGSTLVVRWTAEDPVFFRASINSFLDQLSLGLWVPSSWKPRPRKGS from the exons ATGCAGGCCCCAGACGGCGGCgacgacggcggcggcggcggcggcggcggcggcgaggccGGTGCGGCGGGCGGAGCGGGCGGAGCCGGGGGCCAGGACCGCCAGCCTAGCCCCGGAGCTCCTGGTTGCCAGGGGCGCTCCGGCAGCCCTGAGGGCGATGGTggccccggcggcggcggcggcggcggcgagagAGCAGAGGACGAGGAGGCCGGTGATCCTCCTCAGGCCCGGCAGGCACCGCAGGCCCTGTGGCCTGGTGCGGATGCGGCGCCTGTAGCTGTGGCAGCGGCAGGCCGACTGCTGGAGTT CACGCTCACCGTGCCTTTCCGGTCGCCCCTGGAGGCAGAGATGGCCCGCAGGTCCCTGGCCCCATACGCCGAACGCCACCGAGGGGTGGTTCAGAAGGAGCTTACAGTGAACGGCAGCACCCTGGTCGT TAGATGGACTGCTGAAGACCCCGTCTTCTTCCGAGCTTCGATCAACTCGTTCCTCGACCAGCTTTCCCTGGGGCTCTGGGtcccctcctcctggaagcctaGGCCCAGGAAAGGGAGCTGA
- the LOC113930604 gene encoding EKC/KEOPS complex subunit LAGE3-like, whose amino-acid sequence MQAPDDGAGGAEAGAGAPTGPGSPREPGGWGGTAAEGTVAGGAPQVEGASFSPRQGEEVSALALASGEASGNQVLEFTLTVPFLCYMDAEVARQYLTSGAEPFHRAVQTELTVTGSDLLIKVSAEDSALLQTSTASLLNQLSMVVQTMQLFVPPFFC is encoded by the exons ATGCAGGCCCCAGACGACGGCGCGGGGGGTGCAGAGGCTGGTGCTGGAGCGCCCACTGGCCCTGGAAGCCCCAGAGAACCTGGAGGCTGGGGTGGCACCGCAGCCGAGGGCACAGTGGCTGGAGGAGCTCCCCAGGTCGAGGGGGCATCGTTTTCCCCAAGGCAGGGTGAAGAGGTTTCAGCCTTGGCTTTGGCCTCGGGCGAAGCCTCAGGAAACCAAGTGTTGGAGTT CACCCTTACGGTGCCTTTCCTGTGCTACATGGATGCGGAGGTGGCCCGCCAGTACCTGACCTCAGGTGCCGAACCCTTCCACCGGGCCGTTCAGACGGAGCTCACAGTGACTGGCAGTGACCTGCTGAT CAAAGTATCTGCCGAAGACTCTGCCCTCCTGCAAACTTCCACTGCCTCCTTGCTCAACCAGCTTTCCATGGTAGTGCAGACCATGCAGCTTTTTgtgcccccctttttttgctAA
- the LOC118356554 gene encoding NF-kappa-B essential modulator-like isoform X3 — MQQMAEDKASVKAQVTSLLGELQESQSRLEAATKERQALEGRARAASEQARQLESERETLQQQHSVQVDQLRMQSQSVEAALRMERQAASEEKRKLAQLQVAYHQLFQEYDNHIKSSVVSSERNRGMQLEDLRQQLQQAEEALVAKQEVIDKLKEEAEQHKIVMETVPVLKAQADIYKADFQAERQAREQLAEKKEFLQEQLEQLQREYSRLKASCQESARIEDLRKRHVEVSQAPLPPTPGARFCDSSVLHNSQRSP; from the exons ATGCAGCAGATGGCTGAGGACAAGGCCTCTGTGAAAGCCCAGGTGACATCCTTGCTGGGGGAGCTCCAAGAGAGCCAGAGTCGTTTGGAGGCCGCCACCAAGGAGCGGCAGGCTTTGGAGGGCAG GGCCCGAGCTGCTAGCGAGCAGGCCCGGCAGCTGGAGAGCGAGCGGGAGACGCTGCAGCAGCAGCACAGCGTGCAGGTGGACCAGCTGCGCATGCAGAGCCAGAGCGTGGAGGCGGCCCTGCGCATGGAGCGCCAGGCTGCCTCGGAGGAGAA GCGGAAGCTGGCCCAGCTGCAGGTGGCCTATCACCAGCTCTTCCAAGAGTATGACAACCACATCAAGAGCAGCGTGGTGAGCAGTGAGCGAAACCGA GGAATGCAGCTGGAGGATCTCAGGCAGCAGCTCCAGCAGGCCGAGGAGGCCCTGGTGGCCAAACAGGAAGTGATTGACAAGCTGAAGGAAGAGGCCGAGCAGCACAAGATTGTGATGGAGACTGTCCCGGTGCTGAAGGCTCAG GCGGATATCTACAAGGCCGACTTCCAGGCCGAGAGGCAGGCCCGGGAACAACTGGCGGAGAAGAAGGAGTTCCTGCAGGAGCAGCTGGAGCAGCTGCAGAGGGAATACAGCAGGCTGAAGGCCAGCTGTCAGGAGTCGGCCAG GATTGAAGATCTGAGGAAGCGGCACGTGGAGGTCTCCCAGGCccccttaccccccaccccag gggcacggttctgtgattcatcagtcttacacaattcacagcgctcaccatag
- the LOC118356554 gene encoding NF-kappa-B essential modulator-like isoform X2 encodes MAALQMAEDKASVKAQVTSLLGELQESQSRLEAATKERQALEGRARAASEQARQLESERETLQQQHSVQVDQLRMQSQSVEAALRMERQAASEEKRKLAQLQVAYHQLFQEYDNHIKSSVVSSERNRGMQLEDLRQQLQQAEEALVAKQEVIDKLKEEAEQHKIVMETVPVLKAQADIYKADFQAERQAREQLAEKKEFLQEQLEQLQREYSRLKASCQESARIEDLRKRHVEVSQAPLPPTPAHPSFHLALPSQRRSPPEEPPDFCCPKCQYQAPDMDTLQIHVMECIE; translated from the exons ATGGCAGCCCTG CAGATGGCTGAGGACAAGGCCTCTGTGAAAGCCCAGGTGACATCCTTGCTGGGGGAGCTCCAAGAGAGCCAGAGTCGTTTGGAGGCCGCCACCAAGGAGCGGCAGGCTTTGGAGGGCAG GGCCCGAGCTGCTAGCGAGCAGGCCCGGCAGCTGGAGAGCGAGCGGGAGACGCTGCAGCAGCAGCACAGCGTGCAGGTGGACCAGCTGCGCATGCAGAGCCAGAGCGTGGAGGCGGCCCTGCGCATGGAGCGCCAGGCTGCCTCGGAGGAGAA GCGGAAGCTGGCCCAGCTGCAGGTGGCCTATCACCAGCTCTTCCAAGAGTATGACAACCACATCAAGAGCAGCGTGGTGAGCAGTGAGCGAAACCGA GGAATGCAGCTGGAGGATCTCAGGCAGCAGCTCCAGCAGGCCGAGGAGGCCCTGGTGGCCAAACAGGAAGTGATTGACAAGCTGAAGGAAGAGGCCGAGCAGCACAAGATTGTGATGGAGACTGTCCCGGTGCTGAAGGCTCAG GCGGATATCTACAAGGCCGACTTCCAGGCCGAGAGGCAGGCCCGGGAACAACTGGCGGAGAAGAAGGAGTTCCTGCAGGAGCAGCTGGAGCAGCTGCAGAGGGAATACAGCAGGCTGAAGGCCAGCTGTCAGGAGTCGGCCAG GATTGAAGATCTGAGGAAGCGGCACGTGGAGGTCTCCCAGGCccccttaccccccaccccag CTCACCCCTCCTTTCACCTGGCCCTGCCCAGCCAGAGGAGAAGCCCCCCCGAGGAGCCGCCTGACTTCTGTTGCCCCAAGTGCCAGTATCAGGCTCCTGATATGGACACCCTGCAGATACATGTCATGGAGTGCATCGAGTAG
- the LOC118356571 gene encoding EKC/KEOPS complex subunit LAGE3-like isoform X3 produces MQAPDGGDDGGGGGGGGGEAGAAGGAGGAGGQDRQPSPGAPGCQGRSGSPEGDGGPGGGGGGGERAEDEEAGDPPQARQAPQALWPGADAAPVAVAAAGRLLEFTLTVPFRSPLEAEMARRSLAPYAERHRGVVQKELTVNGSTLMDC; encoded by the exons ATGCAGGCCCCAGACGGCGGCgacgacggcggcggcggcggcggcggcggcggcgaggccGGTGCGGCGGGCGGAGCGGGCGGAGCCGGGGGCCAGGACCGCCAGCCTAGCCCCGGAGCTCCTGGTTGCCAGGGGCGCTCCGGCAGCCCTGAGGGCGATGGTggccccggcggcggcggcggcggcggcgagagAGCAGAGGACGAGGAGGCCGGTGATCCTCCTCAGGCCCGGCAGGCACCGCAGGCCCTGTGGCCTGGTGCGGATGCGGCGCCTGTAGCTGTGGCAGCGGCAGGCCGACTGCTGGAGTT CACGCTCACCGTGCCTTTCCGGTCGCCCCTGGAGGCAGAGATGGCCCGCAGGTCCCTGGCCCCATACGCCGAACGCCACCGAGGGGTGGTTCAGAAGGAGCTTACAGTGAACGGCAGCACCCTG ATGGACTGCTGA
- the LOC118356571 gene encoding EKC/KEOPS complex subunit LAGE3-like isoform X1 — protein MQAPDGGDDGGGGGGGGGEAGAAGGAGGAGGQDRQPSPGAPGCQGRSGSPEGDGGPGGGGGGGERAEDEEAGDPPQARQAPQALWPGADAAPVAVAAAGRLLEFTLTVPFRSPLEAEMARRSLAPYAERHRGVVQKELTVNGSTLVVSVLADRWTAEDPVFFRASINSFLDQLSLGLWVPSSWKPRPRKGS, from the exons ATGCAGGCCCCAGACGGCGGCgacgacggcggcggcggcggcggcggcggcggcgaggccGGTGCGGCGGGCGGAGCGGGCGGAGCCGGGGGCCAGGACCGCCAGCCTAGCCCCGGAGCTCCTGGTTGCCAGGGGCGCTCCGGCAGCCCTGAGGGCGATGGTggccccggcggcggcggcggcggcggcgagagAGCAGAGGACGAGGAGGCCGGTGATCCTCCTCAGGCCCGGCAGGCACCGCAGGCCCTGTGGCCTGGTGCGGATGCGGCGCCTGTAGCTGTGGCAGCGGCAGGCCGACTGCTGGAGTT CACGCTCACCGTGCCTTTCCGGTCGCCCCTGGAGGCAGAGATGGCCCGCAGGTCCCTGGCCCCATACGCCGAACGCCACCGAGGGGTGGTTCAGAAGGAGCTTACAGTGAACGGCAGCACCCTGGTCGTGTCAGTTCTAGCAGA TAGATGGACTGCTGAAGACCCCGTCTTCTTCCGAGCTTCGATCAACTCGTTCCTCGACCAGCTTTCCCTGGGGCTCTGGGtcccctcctcctggaagcctaGGCCCAGGAAAGGGAGCTGA
- the LOC118356554 gene encoding NF-kappa-B essential modulator-like isoform X1, with the protein MPGVGSRQESVTDRKWLFFMQQMAEDKASVKAQVTSLLGELQESQSRLEAATKERQALEGRARAASEQARQLESERETLQQQHSVQVDQLRMQSQSVEAALRMERQAASEEKRKLAQLQVAYHQLFQEYDNHIKSSVVSSERNRGMQLEDLRQQLQQAEEALVAKQEVIDKLKEEAEQHKIVMETVPVLKAQADIYKADFQAERQAREQLAEKKEFLQEQLEQLQREYSRLKASCQESARIEDLRKRHVEVSQAPLPPTPAHPSFHLALPSQRRSPPEEPPDFCCPKCQYQAPDMDTLQIHVMECIE; encoded by the exons ATGCCAGGGGTGGGCAGCCGGCAAGAAAGTGTTACTGACAGGAAGTGGCTTTTTTTCATGCAGCAGATGGCTGAGGACAAGGCCTCTGTGAAAGCCCAGGTGACATCCTTGCTGGGGGAGCTCCAAGAGAGCCAGAGTCGTTTGGAGGCCGCCACCAAGGAGCGGCAGGCTTTGGAGGGCAG GGCCCGAGCTGCTAGCGAGCAGGCCCGGCAGCTGGAGAGCGAGCGGGAGACGCTGCAGCAGCAGCACAGCGTGCAGGTGGACCAGCTGCGCATGCAGAGCCAGAGCGTGGAGGCGGCCCTGCGCATGGAGCGCCAGGCTGCCTCGGAGGAGAA GCGGAAGCTGGCCCAGCTGCAGGTGGCCTATCACCAGCTCTTCCAAGAGTATGACAACCACATCAAGAGCAGCGTGGTGAGCAGTGAGCGAAACCGA GGAATGCAGCTGGAGGATCTCAGGCAGCAGCTCCAGCAGGCCGAGGAGGCCCTGGTGGCCAAACAGGAAGTGATTGACAAGCTGAAGGAAGAGGCCGAGCAGCACAAGATTGTGATGGAGACTGTCCCGGTGCTGAAGGCTCAG GCGGATATCTACAAGGCCGACTTCCAGGCCGAGAGGCAGGCCCGGGAACAACTGGCGGAGAAGAAGGAGTTCCTGCAGGAGCAGCTGGAGCAGCTGCAGAGGGAATACAGCAGGCTGAAGGCCAGCTGTCAGGAGTCGGCCAG GATTGAAGATCTGAGGAAGCGGCACGTGGAGGTCTCCCAGGCccccttaccccccaccccag CTCACCCCTCCTTTCACCTGGCCCTGCCCAGCCAGAGGAGAAGCCCCCCCGAGGAGCCGCCTGACTTCTGTTGCCCCAAGTGCCAGTATCAGGCTCCTGATATGGACACCCTGCAGATACATGTCATGGAGTGCATCGAGTAG